TCACGTTCCCAGGCGAGGGAGCGGCAGACGCTACCGCGCAAACGCTGCGGGGTGAGTAGCCTGCCGCCCTCAGCGAGCTGGTCGAACCACGCGCGGGGTACGCCATGGGCGCCCACCGTGGCAACGATCCGGTCGTAGGGCGCCCCCGCGAGGTGACCGAGGGCGCCATCGCCCATGACCACGCTGACGTTGCTGAATCCGGCTGCGGTGAGATGTGTTCGGGCCTGGTCCACGAGATCGTCGTCCACGTCCACCGTTGTCACCAGCCCTTCCGGGCCGGCCAGGAAGGCCAGGAGGCCGGCGTTGTACCCGGTGCCAGTTCCCAGTTCGAGAATGCGATGGGCGGGCTGGACGTCAAGTTGTTCGAGCATCTGCGCGACGATGGCCGGGTGCGAGGCGCAGCTGATCACCCGCCCCTGCGAGTCCTGCTTGATCGCGACGGTGTCCTGCGCATACGCCGCCTCCAGCGAAGCCCCGGGAACGAACAGATGCCGAGGAACAGTCCGCATAGCCCGCTCGACAGTTGCTGATGTCAGCCAGCTCTCCTGGATGAGCTGAGACACCAGCGCACCACGAAGCCCTTCGCTTTCCCGATCACCTCCTGCTGACGGGTCAGACCCCGGTGCCGTGCAGGAGGTTTCGACGGGAAGCATGAGTAGGCCCTTCTCAGCGATTAACCCTGGCAGGAAACAGTTTTTGTTGGTCTTAACCTACTGGGCCCTGCGTACCGCTTCCGGGCAAGGCCGCTTCCGCAACGGGTCCAGACCAGCGAAATCCGCAGCGGTCACGCCGCCGTACCGGTAGGTCGCGTGTGTCCCGGTGCGCTGACCGGGAGTGTGCGCGGAACCTGCCACCGGCACGAATACGGCCCGACCGTGGATTCGTCGTAACCGTCGGCATCTTCGCTGTCTTCATGTTTTGAGCTGAGGACGAGTCCAGCCCGCTCGTGTGGATCCCGCCCGTCTGGAAAGCCAGAGGCACAACTGCTGGACCCGTGCTGCTCCAGGACCTGCCTGTCGCTTCTGGACGGCTACGGCCAGGAGATCGTGAACGTGCTGGTGGGCCTCCTCACGCTGCGGTGGGTGCATTGGGGAACGTCCGGCTGCTGGTGGCGGGTGACGATCAGGCTCGGACGCGCCTGCGGGTCCCACGCCGCGATCGCGGCGGCGTAGCGTTCGCTCAGGTCCTGCCCGGCGGGCCCGTGGGCGATGATCCCGATCTCCCACTCATCAGCAACGTCGGTGGCACGCTGGGTGCGGTAGGCCATGGTGGAGCCCTCGACCAGCGCCGGCCAGCCGATGCCGATGGGCGAGGGCGCAGGAATCAGTCCCGCCTCGTGCGCTCCGGAGTCCCCGGTCAACACTGCGACGTCGAGCACGGTGACCAGCCACAGGTCCAGCAACGCGTACGACTTCTGCCCACGCAGCATGGCCCCTGCCCACCGGATGGCCTGCTCCCCGAGGAAAGACTTCCTGAGGGCCTCGACGTTGACCTGCATACCGTCGTCCAGGCGCAGGGCCACCCGCTGGCCGGGGACATCGTGCAGGACTGCCGGCTGTTCCCGGTGCTCTCCGGCACCCTGCATCGCTACGAACCCGGCCTGTGCGATGTCTTCAGCGACCATCATGTTCTCGCCGCGCCGCACGAGGGTGACGGTGCGGCGCTGGCCACGCCACCGGATCGGGGCCACGATTCTGCCGGCCTGGCTCAGCTGCTCCCACCACGCCTGGGGTATGTCCGTGGTCTCCACGGTAGCCAGGATCAAATCGAATGGGGCGAACTGGGCCACGCCGAAGGCCGCGTCACCGGTGACGACCTGGACCTGGTCGTATCCGGTGGCGGTCAGGAACTGGCGGGCGCGGGCGGTCACGTCCTCGTCGATGTCGATCGTGACCACCAGCCCGTCCGGGCCGACGAGTTCGGCCAGGTAGGCCGCGTTCACCCCGCCGGAACCGATCTCCAGAACCCGCTGTCCCGGGCGGACCTGCGCCTGTTCCAGCTGGTAGGCCTGGATGTGGGGTGCGGACACCGAGCTCAGGCTGCCCCCGTCCGCGTCGCGCTTGGTGACCGCAGCCTTGAACGGGTCGTACATCACTGCGGTGTCGACCCCCTGGACCAGATGCCTGGGAACCACGCGCAGGGCCCCGATGATCTCGGGCGAGCGCACGACGCCCTTTTCCCTCAGGACCGTGACCATGTCCTCACGGAGTTCATCGGCCGGGCGGCTGGAGGGTGCGGGGAGAGAGGGGGGGCACAAGGACTCCTCATGGGTCGGATGAGAGGCGGTGGCCGTCCTGGCTGCTCTTCTCTGCTTTTCCGCCGTCCTTGGCCGGCTGGTGTTCGGCGAGCTGGGGCCCGACGAAGTGACGAACGTACCGCCCCGGTGAGCGCGACCCGGACAGTTTCAGCGCGGTCAGCGCGCGTG
This genomic interval from Kineosporia sp. NBRC 101731 contains the following:
- the fxlM gene encoding methyltransferase, FxLD system, encoding MCPPSLPAPSSRPADELREDMVTVLREKGVVRSPEIIGALRVVPRHLVQGVDTAVMYDPFKAAVTKRDADGGSLSSVSAPHIQAYQLEQAQVRPGQRVLEIGSGGVNAAYLAELVGPDGLVVTIDIDEDVTARARQFLTATGYDQVQVVTGDAAFGVAQFAPFDLILATVETTDIPQAWWEQLSQAGRIVAPIRWRGQRRTVTLVRRGENMMVAEDIAQAGFVAMQGAGEHREQPAVLHDVPGQRVALRLDDGMQVNVEALRKSFLGEQAIRWAGAMLRGQKSYALLDLWLVTVLDVAVLTGDSGAHEAGLIPAPSPIGIGWPALVEGSTMAYRTQRATDVADEWEIGIIAHGPAGQDLSERYAAAIAAWDPQARPSLIVTRHQQPDVPQCTHRSVRRPTSTFTISWP
- the fxlM gene encoding methyltransferase, FxLD system; protein product: MLPVETSCTAPGSDPSAGGDRESEGLRGALVSQLIQESWLTSATVERAMRTVPRHLFVPGASLEAAYAQDTVAIKQDSQGRVISCASHPAIVAQMLEQLDVQPAHRILELGTGTGYNAGLLAFLAGPEGLVTTVDVDDDLVDQARTHLTAAGFSNVSVVMGDGALGHLAGAPYDRIVATVGAHGVPRAWFDQLAEGGRLLTPQRLRGSVCRSLAWERDPARAGSWVSVSSEMNTFMPLRKGVADDAQIPVPLTEDGRVALQTHPEHDLDANAFTGVLTGPRAQVWTDVRVEGMESPEWMELYLTLTLPNGLNRLIYDPSAVKDGLLAESPYRSSGATFTDTSIAYLVQRPSTTTSPEGRKLWDFGVVAHGPDRSQLAEQMITALNAWNTECRPRTASFRLRHTIPNDETPHTVRTDSTFRIRTPLNEIDVVWA